ACCGACGGCGACCTCGCAGTCGTCGCCGAGCAGCTGGGGCGGCTTCCCCGCGGTGTCGTGGGCATCGCGGCGCGGTGCCGCTGCGGTCGTCCGCTCGTCGTGCGCACGGCGCCGCGGCTCGACGACGGGACGCCGTTCCCGACGACGTACTACCTCACGCATCCCGTGCTCGTGGCGGCCGCGAGCACGCTCGAGGCCAACGGCGTCATGAAGGAGATGTCCGAGCGGCTCACGCAGGACGAGGAGCTCGCCGCGGCGTACCGCCGCGCGCACGAGCACTACCTCGCGCAGCGCGAGGAGCTCGGCCACGTCGACGAGATCGACGGCATCTCTGCCGGCGGCATGCCGACGCGTGTGAAGTGCTTGCACGTCCTCATCGGGCACGCCCTCGCGGCGGGCCCGGGCGTGCAGCCGCTCGGCGACGAGGCGCTCGAGATGATCCGCGACACGTGGAACCGCGACCGCTGCTTCTGCTGAACCGCCTGGCCCCGACGCGGGCCGGACGGTCCTGCGCGGAGCGTCGGCGACAGGTGCGAGGATGTTCCGCGTGACTCGCGTAGCTGCCATCGACTGTGGGACCAACTCCATCCGCCTCCTCGTCGCCGACGTGGCGCCGGACGGCTCTCTGACGGACCTCGTGCGCCGCATGGAGGTCGTGCGTCTGGGGCAGGGGGTGGACCGCACGGGCGAGCTCGCTCCGGAGGCGCTCGCCCGCACGCTCGAGATGACGCGCGAGTACGCGGCGACGATCGCCGAGCTTGGCGCCGAGCATGTCCGCTTCGTCGCGACGTCCGCGACGCGTGACGCGCGCAACCGCCAGGAGTTCGTCGACGGCGTCCGCGAGATCCTCGGCGTCGAGCCGGAGGTGGTCGCGGGCGACGAGGAGGCCGAGCTCTCCTTCGCAGGTGCGACGAGCGTCCTCGGGGGCGAGCACGGCGGCCCGTTCGTCGTCGTCGACCTGGGCGGCGGCTCGACCGAGCTCGTGCTCGGCACGACGACGCCCGACGCCGCGCACTCGATGGACGTGGGTTGCGTCCGCATGACCGAGCGCCACCTGCACGACGACCCGCCGACCGCGGAGCAGGAGGCCGGCGCTCGCGCCGACGTCCGCGCCGCGCTCGACACGGCGCAGCAGACCGTCGACCTGGGGCAGGCCGTCACGCTCGTCGGGCTCGCCGGCTCGGTCACGACGGTGACCGCGCACGCGCTCGGTCTGCCGGTGTACGACCGCGACAAGATCAACGGCGCGGTCCTGCCCGTCGAGGACGTCCTCGCGGCGTGTGACAGCCTCGTGCACATGCCGCGCGACGAGCGCGCGGCGCTCGGCTTCATGCACCCCGGGCGCGTGGACGTCATCGCGGCGGGGGCGCTCGTCTGGTCCGAGGTCGTCGCGCGCGTGCGCGACGAGGTCGCGGCGCGCGGCGGCACCCTGACGTCGGTCGTCACGAGCGAGCACGACATCCTCGACGGGATCGCCCTCAGCGCCGCCGCTCGTGACTGACGGGGGCACCCCCTCCGTCTCCGGGCCCGGCGCCGCCGCGCCCGGCACGTCCGCGAGCCGCCCGGTCCGCCTCGACGCGCTCACCGGCCTGCGCTGGTGGGCCGCGTTCGCGGTCTTCGCGCACCACGTCGGTCAGCTCGTCGTCCTGCCTCCCGAGATCGCGCGCCCCCTGATGGTCGGCACGCACGGCGTGACGTTCTTCTTCGTCCTGTCAGGGTTCGTGCTCACGTGGTCCTCGGGGCGAGCGGTCCCGGGCTTCGTGCCGCCGGACGCTCCCACGTTCTGGTGGCGGAGGGTGGCGCGGATCTACCCGGCGCACCTCGTCGCCCTCGCGCTCGCCCTCCCGGTCTTCACGACGCTCGCGCTCGACCAGGACGCCGGGCCGTGGGTGCGTCCGCTCGACGCCGTGCTGATCATCCTCTCGGTGCTCCTGCTCCAGGGGTGGTCCCGCGAGCCGGGCGTCCTGTTCTCGGGCAACCCGGCCGCGTGGACCCTGACGTGCGAGGCCTTCTTCTACGCCCTGCACCCCGCCGCGGACCGCGCGCTCGCGCGCACGACGCGCCGTGGAGCGCTCGCCGTCGCGGGCGCCGTCGTCGGCGTCGCGGTGCTCGTGCGGGTGCTCGTGCTCGCCGGGGGAGACGTCGGTGCTTCGGTCGGCGGGCTGCCGTGGCCCGTCCTGCGGTTGTCGGAGTTCCTGCTCGGCATGGCGCTCGCCCGCGCCGTCGCCCTCGGCTGGCGGCCCCGGCTGCCGGTGCTGCCGGTCGCGTTCGGCGTCGTCGCGCTCGGTGCGTGGTTCTTCGCCGGGGACGACGTGCTCGTGTCCGCGGGCTTCAGCGAGGGCGTGGTGGCCGTCCAGCGTGGCCTCGCGGGCGGGCTCCAGGAAGTGATGACGGTCGGGACGGCGGCCCTCGTCGTCGCGGTCGCCGTGCGTGAGCTCGAGGGGCGGCCGAGCCGCCTCGCGGGCCGGTTCGCCGTACGGCTGGGGGAGTGGTCGTTCGCGTTCTACCTCGTCCACGCGACGGTCGTGTACGGCCTGGTCGCCCTTCTCGGCCGTCAGCAGGGCTTCGCCGGGCTGGCCGCCACCGTCCTCGCGTTCGTCCTGTCCCTCGCGGCCGCCTGGGCGCTGCACGCCGGTGTCGAGCGTCCCGTCGAGAGGCGGATGCGCAGCGCGTGGGACCAGCGGCGACGGGCTCGCGCGGTCCGCTGAGCATCGTCAGGCCCGCCCCGGTCCCGTGTGACGGACGAGACGGATGCGCGCAGGCGAGGGCGTATTAGCATTGACTCATGCCCCAGAATGAACTGTCCTCGGTGGACGCTGCCCAGAACCAGGCACCGGCCAAGCCGAAGCCCCGCAAGGTCCCGCGCATCGTCGTCCTCGGCGGTGGCTCGGTCGGCCTCTACTCCGCCCGTCGTCTTCGCAAGCGTCTGGGGAAGCGCGAGGCGGCGATCGTCGTCGTCGACCCGCGTCCTTACATGACCTACGCGCCCTTCCTCCCGGAGGCCGCAGCCGGCTCGATCGACGGCCGTCACGTCGTCGCCCCGCTGCGCCGCGCGATGAAGAACGTCGACCTGCTCCAGGGCATGGTCACCGGCATCGCCCACGCCGACCGCAAGGTCACGATCCAGCCCGAGGGTGGCGAGGCGTACTCGATCACCTACGACCACCTCATCGTCGGTCTCGGCTCGGTCGCCCGCACGCTGCCCATCCCGGGCCTCGCGGAGCAGGCGATCGGCTTCAAGACGGTCGAGGAGGCCATCGCCGTCCGCAACCAGGTGCTCAACCGGATCGACGTCGCGTCGTCCACCTGGGACCCTGAGGTGCGCAAGCGCATGCTCACCTTCGTCTTCGTCGGTGGTGGCTTCGCCGGCATCGAGGCGCTCGGCGAGGTCGAGGACATGGCCCGCGCCGCGGTCAAGTACTACCCCGAGCTCGACGCCGCCGACCTGCGCTTCGTGCTTGTCGAGGGCTCGCCCCGCATCCTGCCCGAGGTGTCCGAGGAGCTCGGTGGCTACACCCTCGAGGTGCTGCGCAAGCGCAACATCGAGATCCACCTCTCGACGTTCCTGAACTCGTGCGTGGACGGGCACGTCGTGCTCTCCAACAAGGTCGAGTTCGACGCCGACACGATCGTGTGGACCGCCGGCGTCAAGGCCAACCCGGTCCTCCAGGACTCCGACCTGCCGCTCGACCAGATGGGTCGCGTGACCTGCCTGCCGACGCTCCAGGTCGTCGACGCCGAGGGCAACGTCGTGCCCGACGCGTGGGCCGCCGGTGACTGCGCCGCCGTCCCGGACCTGCTCAACCCGGGCAAGTTCTGCCCGCCGAACGCCCAGCACGCGATCCGCCAGGCGAACCACCTCGGCGACAACCTCGCCAAGGTGCTGCGCAGCGCGGAGCCGACCGAGTACAGCCACAAGAACGTCGGCGCCGTCGCGTCGCTCGGCATGTACAAGGGCGTCGCCCAGATGTTCGGCCGCATCAAGGTCCGCGGCCCGCTCGCGTGGGTCCTGCACCGCACCTACCACGTCATGGCGATGCCGACCTGGAACCGCAAGATCCGCATCATGGCGGGCTGGACCGGCGCGCTGTTCCTGCGCCGCGAGGTCATCTCGCTCGGCTCGATCCACGACCCGCGCGCGTCCTTCCGCGCCGCGTCCGCGCCGCGGCCCGCCGCTCCGGCGAAGCCTGCGGCCGAGAGCAAGTAAGCACGCAGCAGCACACGAGAGGGGACGGCCCGGCGGGCCGTCCCCTCTCGCTATGCTCGGGCGGTGCCGCCCGGCGGCACGCCCCCGTAGCCCAACCGGCAGAGGCAGTCGGCTTAAACCCGACCGAGTGTGGGTTCGAGTCCCACCGGGGGCACCGGTTCTGCCCCTTCCGCGAGACGAGCAGGAGAACACCCAGGTGCCGCCCAGATCCGGCCAGTAGGATCGGCGCACGCAGCGTGCGGGCGGACCGCCCGGCAGAGCCGGGAACGGATCGACCACCTCGCGCGTTCAGCGTGCAGGGGCGTCATCCAGGCGCCTCGTGAACACACCCGGCCCCCTGGAGGACCAGTGTCCAACCCCGCCTTCGGATCCAACCCCGTCTTCGCCGACCCGGTGAAGCGCCGCGGCGAGGCTTCCGTCAGCCCTGCGACCCTCGACGCCATGTACGGTGCGCCGTCCGCGACGCCGGTGCAGACGAACCGCTTGACCTACGACGACGTCATCGTGAAGACCGGCGGCCTGCTCGGCCTGCTCGTCATCGTCGCGGCCATCACCTGGCAGCTCACGGACGCGATGCCCGGCCTGTACCTCGTCGGCCTCGGCGTCGGCTTCGTGCTGGCCCTCGTCAACATCTTCAAGAAGACCCCGAGCCCCGCGCTCATCACGGCGTACGCCGTCGCGGAGGGTGTGTTCCTCGGTGGTCTGAGCGCGATCCTCGACTCGGTGTACCCGGGCATCGCGATGCAAGCGCTCATCGCCACCGTCGTCACCGCGGGCGTCACCCTCGCCCTCTTCGCGTCGGGCAAGGTCCGCGTGTCCGCCAAGGCGACCAAGATCTTCCTCGTCGCGATGATCGGCTACGCCGTGTTCAGCCTGGTCAACCTCGGCATGATGCTGTTCGGCGCGACCGACGCCGCGTGGGGCCTGCGCTCCGAGATCACGATCGCCGGCCTGCCGCTCGGCGTCGTCATCGGTGCTCTCGCCGTCGTGCTCGCCGCGTACTCGCTCGTCATGGACTTCGACTCCATCAAGCGCGGCGTCGAGTCCGGTGCCCCGCGGAACTTCGCGTGGAGCGCGGCCTTCGGCCTCATCCTCACGCTCGTGTGGCTCTACACCGAGTTCCTCCGCATCTTCGCGCTGCTCTCCGGGCGCGACTGACCGACCCGTCTGCGGCGCCCCTGCGAGCGCCCTAGGCTTGACCACGGTCGCGCTCCCGCGCGCCCGACCGACGACGAGAGGCAGTCATGGCTTCACTTCCCCAGGCGTCCGGTGGGTTCGGCGACAA
This genomic window from Flavimobilis soli contains:
- a CDS encoding NAD(P)/FAD-dependent oxidoreductase; the protein is MPQNELSSVDAAQNQAPAKPKPRKVPRIVVLGGGSVGLYSARRLRKRLGKREAAIVVVDPRPYMTYAPFLPEAAAGSIDGRHVVAPLRRAMKNVDLLQGMVTGIAHADRKVTIQPEGGEAYSITYDHLIVGLGSVARTLPIPGLAEQAIGFKTVEEAIAVRNQVLNRIDVASSTWDPEVRKRMLTFVFVGGGFAGIEALGEVEDMARAAVKYYPELDAADLRFVLVEGSPRILPEVSEELGGYTLEVLRKRNIEIHLSTFLNSCVDGHVVLSNKVEFDADTIVWTAGVKANPVLQDSDLPLDQMGRVTCLPTLQVVDAEGNVVPDAWAAGDCAAVPDLLNPGKFCPPNAQHAIRQANHLGDNLAKVLRSAEPTEYSHKNVGAVASLGMYKGVAQMFGRIKVRGPLAWVLHRTYHVMAMPTWNRKIRIMAGWTGALFLRREVISLGSIHDPRASFRAASAPRPAAPAKPAAESK
- a CDS encoding Bax inhibitor-1/YccA family protein, whose amino-acid sequence is MSNPAFGSNPVFADPVKRRGEASVSPATLDAMYGAPSATPVQTNRLTYDDVIVKTGGLLGLLVIVAAITWQLTDAMPGLYLVGLGVGFVLALVNIFKKTPSPALITAYAVAEGVFLGGLSAILDSVYPGIAMQALIATVVTAGVTLALFASGKVRVSAKATKIFLVAMIGYAVFSLVNLGMMLFGATDAAWGLRSEITIAGLPLGVVIGALAVVLAAYSLVMDFDSIKRGVESGAPRNFAWSAAFGLILTLVWLYTEFLRIFALLSGRD
- a CDS encoding DUF501 domain-containing protein; this translates as MGHDATVTDGDLAVVAEQLGRLPRGVVGIAARCRCGRPLVVRTAPRLDDGTPFPTTYYLTHPVLVAAASTLEANGVMKEMSERLTQDEELAAAYRRAHEHYLAQREELGHVDEIDGISAGGMPTRVKCLHVLIGHALAAGPGVQPLGDEALEMIRDTWNRDRCFC
- a CDS encoding acyltransferase family protein, with protein sequence MTDGGTPSVSGPGAAAPGTSASRPVRLDALTGLRWWAAFAVFAHHVGQLVVLPPEIARPLMVGTHGVTFFFVLSGFVLTWSSGRAVPGFVPPDAPTFWWRRVARIYPAHLVALALALPVFTTLALDQDAGPWVRPLDAVLIILSVLLLQGWSREPGVLFSGNPAAWTLTCEAFFYALHPAADRALARTTRRGALAVAGAVVGVAVLVRVLVLAGGDVGASVGGLPWPVLRLSEFLLGMALARAVALGWRPRLPVLPVAFGVVALGAWFFAGDDVLVSAGFSEGVVAVQRGLAGGLQEVMTVGTAALVVAVAVRELEGRPSRLAGRFAVRLGEWSFAFYLVHATVVYGLVALLGRQQGFAGLAATVLAFVLSLAAAWALHAGVERPVERRMRSAWDQRRRARAVR
- a CDS encoding Ppx/GppA phosphatase family protein, which translates into the protein MTRVAAIDCGTNSIRLLVADVAPDGSLTDLVRRMEVVRLGQGVDRTGELAPEALARTLEMTREYAATIAELGAEHVRFVATSATRDARNRQEFVDGVREILGVEPEVVAGDEEAELSFAGATSVLGGEHGGPFVVVDLGGGSTELVLGTTTPDAAHSMDVGCVRMTERHLHDDPPTAEQEAGARADVRAALDTAQQTVDLGQAVTLVGLAGSVTTVTAHALGLPVYDRDKINGAVLPVEDVLAACDSLVHMPRDERAALGFMHPGRVDVIAAGALVWSEVVARVRDEVAARGGTLTSVVTSEHDILDGIALSAAARD